A single Mesomycoplasma bovoculi M165/69 DNA region contains:
- a CDS encoding phosphorylase family protein, with protein sequence MNYTKFIPNQIDIAIIFADELEFVEPQSLNLEIIADLSCENFKLLKLRYKNIVFLYGQSRIGLLNATSFCQYLIDNYNISVIINYGAVGSVDLPIHSQVYPSHFYYLDAKTPWYPNGQTPGEVAFYQNNLWAKEPINLASSSSFVTNVKQLDGFENIKIFDMEAFALAKIAHNFSKKFYCLKYISDNLGNNENLNDVNTTIKEGARSSFELVISKLEEIANSL encoded by the coding sequence ATGAACTATACAAAATTCATTCCTAATCAAATTGATATTGCAATTATTTTTGCTGATGAGTTAGAATTTGTGGAACCTCAATCTTTAAACTTGGAAATAATTGCTGATTTGTCTTGTGAGAATTTCAAACTTTTAAAGTTGAGATATAAAAATATTGTATTTTTGTATGGGCAAAGTCGAATAGGTTTACTAAATGCCACTAGTTTTTGCCAATATTTGATTGATAATTACAACATAAGTGTAATTATCAACTATGGAGCTGTGGGTTCTGTGGATTTACCAATCCATTCACAAGTTTATCCTTCTCACTTTTATTATCTAGATGCCAAAACTCCTTGATATCCAAATGGCCAAACTCCAGGTGAAGTTGCTTTTTATCAAAATAATCTTTGAGCCAAGGAACCAATTAATTTGGCTTCATCAAGTTCATTTGTAACTAATGTAAAACAACTTGATGGTTTTGAAAACATCAAAATTTTTGATATGGAGGCCTTTGCATTAGCAAAAATTGCTCACAATTTTTCCAAAAAATTTTATTGTCTTAAATATATCAGTGATAATTTAGGTAATAACGAAAATCTCAATGATGTCAATACCACCATCAAAGAAGGTGCTCGTTCAAGTTTTGAGCTAGTGATTAGCAAATTAGAAGAGATTGCAAATTCTCTTTAA
- a CDS encoding DNA topoisomerase subunit B gives MSNQNYDAQDIQTLEGLEPVRKRPGMYIGGTGIQPLHHLIWEIVDNAVDEALAGFASKINITITKDGYVEVSDNGRGIPTGIHPKHGVSAAEVVLTILHAGGKFDSNSYKVSGGLHGVGASVVNALSSHLQVWIKRDGNLHFQEFVNGGHKVADLTVIKKLDNPSETGTTIKFKPDFTIMEQNDFRFDIVADRIKQTAYLTKGLEFNITDERTGMNKQFLFAGGIVDYVSELTKGYDKVHPKIIYVEDEIVDNDNHVKVEVALQYVLQDRSEVLAYTNNIYNREGGTHEMGLFDALIRIINTYALEHKFIRSENERFSKDDIKEGIFSVISIKHSDPIFEGQTKGKLNNKEVRQAVNRTFSEVFERFLAENPEQAGKIIERTIISQKARRAAESAREAVKRKSPFEISSLPGKLADCSTRNAQLAELYIVEGNSAGGSAKMGRDRHFQAILPLRGKVINSQRSQFDKVLKNEEILSLITAFGTGIGPEFNINKIRYQKIIIMTDADSDGSHIRTLLLTFLYRYFRPLIDYGLIYIAQPPLYKISANKKIAYAYSDKQKDEITNTEFAGQKTTIQRYKGLGEMNPEQLWETTMDPAVRKMYQVQIHDAMLASQVFEELMGDEVSARKLFIEENAQYVKNLDI, from the coding sequence ATGTCAAATCAAAATTATGACGCTCAAGATATTCAAACACTTGAAGGTCTAGAGCCAGTTCGTAAGCGCCCAGGGATGTACATTGGTGGAACAGGAATCCAACCACTACACCATCTTATTTGAGAAATAGTAGATAATGCTGTTGATGAAGCGCTTGCTGGTTTTGCTAGCAAAATCAACATTACCATTACAAAAGATGGTTATGTTGAAGTTAGTGATAATGGACGGGGAATTCCAACAGGTATACATCCAAAACATGGTGTTTCAGCTGCAGAAGTTGTTTTAACAATTTTGCATGCTGGAGGAAAATTTGATAGCAATTCCTATAAAGTTTCAGGTGGTCTCCACGGGGTTGGGGCGTCTGTTGTTAATGCTCTTAGTTCACATTTGCAAGTTTGAATTAAACGAGATGGGAATTTGCACTTTCAAGAGTTTGTTAATGGAGGTCACAAAGTTGCCGACTTGACAGTAATTAAAAAACTTGATAATCCAAGTGAAACCGGCACCACTATTAAATTCAAACCTGATTTTACTATTATGGAGCAAAATGATTTTCGTTTTGATATTGTAGCTGATAGAATCAAACAAACAGCCTATCTTACAAAAGGGCTTGAATTTAATATTACTGATGAACGCACCGGGATGAACAAACAATTTTTGTTTGCAGGTGGGATTGTTGACTATGTTTCAGAACTAACCAAGGGTTATGACAAAGTACATCCAAAAATCATTTATGTTGAAGATGAAATTGTAGATAATGATAACCATGTTAAAGTAGAAGTTGCTCTTCAATATGTTTTACAAGATCGTTCAGAAGTTTTAGCTTATACAAACAACATTTACAATCGTGAAGGTGGAACTCACGAAATGGGATTGTTTGATGCACTAATAAGAATTATTAACACATATGCTCTTGAACACAAATTTATTCGTTCAGAAAATGAACGTTTTAGTAAAGATGATATCAAAGAAGGAATTTTTAGTGTTATTTCTATTAAACACAGTGATCCTATCTTTGAAGGTCAAACTAAAGGTAAACTTAACAATAAAGAAGTGCGTCAAGCAGTTAATCGTACTTTCAGTGAAGTATTTGAACGCTTTTTAGCTGAAAATCCTGAACAAGCTGGCAAAATTATTGAACGAACCATCATTTCACAAAAAGCACGTCGAGCTGCTGAATCAGCTCGCGAGGCTGTAAAACGTAAATCTCCTTTTGAAATTAGTTCTCTACCAGGAAAACTAGCAGATTGCAGTACTCGAAATGCACAATTAGCTGAATTGTATATTGTCGAGGGTAATTCTGCTGGTGGTAGTGCTAAAATGGGTCGTGACCGTCATTTTCAAGCCATCTTACCTTTGCGTGGAAAAGTAATTAATTCACAACGCTCTCAGTTTGATAAAGTTCTTAAAAATGAAGAGATTTTATCACTTATCACAGCTTTTGGAACAGGAATAGGCCCTGAATTCAATATCAATAAAATACGCTACCAAAAAATCATCATCATGACCGATGCTGATTCAGATGGTTCTCACATTAGAACCTTGCTTCTTACCTTTTTATATCGTTACTTTAGGCCTCTAATTGATTATGGACTAATTTATATTGCTCAACCTCCTTTGTATAAAATTAGTGCCAATAAAAAAATAGCTTATGCCTATAGTGACAAGCAAAAAGATGAAATTACAAACACTGAATTTGCAGGTCAAAAAACTACAATTCAACGTTATAAAGGTCTTGGTGAGATGAATCCAGAACAGTTGTGAGAAACCACAATGGATCCAGCAGTGCGAAAAATGTATCAAGTTCAAATTCATGATGCGATGTTAGCATCACAAGTGTTTGAAGAATTGATGGGCGATGAAGTTTCAGCTCGCAAACTG